One stretch of Saccharomonospora xinjiangensis XJ-54 DNA includes these proteins:
- a CDS encoding Gfo/Idh/MocA family protein: MDRTTSGRAVRFGLLGCADIAARRTLPALAEVDQARLVAVSSRDAAKAADFAKRFDAIAVTGYQRLLDSADIDAVYIPLPPALHAEWVEKALHAGRHVLVEKPLSTDPDTTARLLRLAEERGLVLMENSMYLRHSQHAAVRDLIAEGAIGEVLGFESTFAVPPRPESDIRHVRELGGGALLDVGVYPLGAALHFLGPELELVGAVLRHDRRRDVDLSGSALLTTATGAQVRLGFGLENSYRSHYGVAGSMGRMDLERAFTPHQTHRPVIVLDRSGDREEIILPAAHQFRAMIVEFADVVRSGRRPITSATRSRQLAGLMAEIDHRAKRVYH; this comes from the coding sequence ATGGACCGCACCACGTCGGGCCGCGCCGTGCGTTTCGGACTGCTGGGCTGCGCCGACATCGCCGCACGACGAACGTTGCCCGCGCTGGCTGAGGTCGACCAGGCCCGGCTGGTCGCCGTGAGCAGCCGAGACGCCGCCAAGGCCGCGGACTTCGCGAAGAGATTCGACGCGATCGCCGTGACCGGCTATCAACGACTGCTCGACTCTGCGGACATCGACGCGGTGTACATCCCGCTGCCGCCCGCACTCCATGCGGAATGGGTGGAGAAGGCACTGCACGCGGGCAGGCACGTCCTCGTGGAGAAGCCGCTCTCCACCGACCCCGACACCACCGCGCGCCTGCTCCGGCTCGCCGAGGAGCGCGGGCTGGTGCTCATGGAGAACTCGATGTACCTCCGCCACTCCCAGCACGCCGCCGTGCGGGACCTCATAGCGGAGGGCGCGATCGGGGAGGTCCTCGGCTTCGAGAGCACCTTCGCCGTCCCGCCGCGCCCGGAGTCCGACATCCGGCACGTCCGAGAACTCGGTGGCGGGGCGCTCCTGGACGTCGGCGTGTATCCGTTGGGCGCCGCCCTGCACTTCCTCGGGCCGGAGCTGGAACTCGTGGGCGCGGTCCTGCGGCACGACCGGCGGCGCGACGTCGATCTGTCGGGAAGCGCGCTGCTGACCACAGCGACCGGGGCGCAGGTCCGGCTGGGCTTCGGCCTGGAGAACTCCTACCGTTCCCACTACGGTGTGGCGGGCAGCATGGGGCGGATGGATCTGGAGCGGGCCTTCACCCCGCACCAGACGCATCGGCCGGTCATCGTGCTGGACCGGTCGGGCGACCGCGAAGAGATCATCCTGCCCGCCGCCCACCAGTTCCGAGCCATGATCGTCGAGTTCGCCGACGTGGTCCGCAGTGGCCGACGTCCGATCACGTCGGCGACGCGCTCGCGGCAACTGGCCGGACTCATGGCCGAGATCGACCACCGCGCCAAGCGGGTTTACCACTGA
- a CDS encoding cytochrome P450 family protein — MSERHLDQYGQLPQEIRDDPYPWYDRLRAEAPVQQVTLPHGEEAWLITRYSDAREALNDPRLSNDPANGKAPAPVGFRHMGNSDPPDHLRLRRLVAKVFTPRYIATLRPVIERTAAELLDSIADHSAVDLISEYAHPLPLTVICEMLGVPSSDHDALRGWFATMAAIGAAPADELEAAFGSLMAYFSQLIVAKRAEPGDDLLSELTAVRDGSDALDDTELLSMAFALVGAGHETVTNLIGNTVVTLLRSPAQLREVLDDPTLIPSAVEEVLRFESPVPSAGARYTTEPVMIGGVEIPANEHVMIGLGISNRDPERFDAPADFDLHRGDIAHLAFGHGRHFCIGAHLARLEAEIAVATLLARHPGTAFADPDAPVEWLDGVARRGVRSLFLSLR; from the coding sequence ATGAGTGAGCGTCATCTGGACCAGTACGGCCAACTGCCTCAGGAGATTCGAGACGACCCCTATCCCTGGTACGACCGCCTCCGTGCCGAGGCACCGGTTCAGCAGGTCACCCTCCCCCATGGGGAGGAGGCCTGGCTGATCACACGCTACAGCGACGCCCGCGAGGCGCTCAATGATCCGAGACTGTCCAACGATCCGGCGAACGGCAAGGCTCCGGCGCCGGTGGGTTTCCGGCACATGGGCAACTCCGATCCGCCCGACCACCTCCGGCTCCGGCGGCTGGTGGCCAAGGTGTTCACCCCCCGCTACATCGCGACGCTACGTCCGGTCATCGAACGGACGGCCGCCGAGCTGCTCGATTCGATCGCCGATCACTCGGCGGTCGATCTCATCTCGGAGTACGCGCATCCGCTGCCGTTGACGGTGATCTGCGAGATGCTCGGCGTCCCGAGTTCCGACCACGACGCGCTGCGGGGCTGGTTCGCCACGATGGCGGCGATCGGGGCGGCGCCAGCCGACGAGTTGGAGGCGGCGTTCGGCAGCCTCATGGCGTACTTCTCACAGCTCATCGTGGCGAAGCGGGCCGAACCGGGCGACGACCTGCTGTCCGAGCTGACGGCGGTGCGGGACGGCTCCGACGCCCTGGACGACACCGAGCTGCTCAGCATGGCGTTCGCTCTGGTCGGCGCCGGCCACGAGACGGTGACGAATCTGATCGGCAATACCGTTGTCACGCTGCTGCGCTCCCCGGCGCAGCTGCGCGAGGTCCTCGACGATCCCACTCTGATCCCTTCGGCCGTCGAAGAGGTGCTGCGCTTCGAGTCGCCGGTGCCCTCGGCTGGCGCGCGATACACCACGGAGCCGGTGATGATCGGCGGGGTGGAGATCCCGGCGAACGAACACGTGATGATTGGTCTGGGCATCAGCAACCGCGACCCGGAGCGGTTCGACGCGCCCGCGGACTTCGACCTTCATCGCGGCGACATCGCGCATCTCGCCTTCGGCCATGGCAGGCATTTCTGCATCGGGGCGCATCTCGCCCGGCTGGAGGCGGAGATCGCGGTCGCCACACTGTTGGCCCGTCATCCCGGCACAGCCTTCGCCGATCCGGATGCCCCGGTGGAATGGCTCGACGGAGTGGCCCGTCGGGGCGTCCGCAGTCTCTTCCTCTCGTTGCGCTGA